In Penaeus chinensis breed Huanghai No. 1 chromosome 11, ASM1920278v2, whole genome shotgun sequence, a genomic segment contains:
- the LOC125030373 gene encoding tetratricopeptide repeat protein 27-like, which translates to MEGLLHNLERKYLYSEYPLEDFQPDEKGDAWQNVCQLVSVGSYVAALQDQECQQALGANASSRREATVSVTEHYRSILSSYLSDSGSSPHKEHIVLCIGISSLQLFAQNNFTGPLIGPASSSLLPGLIPEGKNEEEVREEALQALVGDTEGVYNLLHGPEYLLLAKLILTDMRSSLSTCLTVDWWCVRCSLLHQLVADERSPQLYEILLQALNQVENNPDLLSRNISRDLNALYHLEAGHLHLYYYDVGRAGDHFQKAADSLEVKASLTGALGKRTKWQQDDLPQLVVKVEYPGRPILEGELPGDRLLPVDLPKDVILNDDTRLHRFKFKDTDEDVIPDLRPIEQALLLAIITHKRRSAAEDLQLDEETKAFLVALLQYPKNWSLQVSALFLRSRVEISQSRAMERSLNQVEELVAAVNREEPSRYERLKLLHTSLVTPQWELQQELAKMLMRLGCVKTALEVFERLQLWEDVITCYNELQMRQRSAEIIRSQLNKRETPKLWCLLGDATDDIECYKKAWEISNHRSGRAQRCFGNYYYVRKDYKNATVHYEMSVEINKLQFPVWQRLAYCAMQIEDWEKCAQAYRRCSVLEPDSFEVWNNLSQAYLKLNQKHRAWKSLQEALRCRMDNWRLWDNFMLVSTSLGYMTQALNAYNRILRLKERHVDTQIIGRIVKAIVEDDKDPEGREVKGLFKKCSELLGRLTSEVPTHPELWYLYGVLTQAHPEASTETRHLAMQHFKKSLAATTQKIGWEKDALSTVAALHRASYLLDAVMESSEGVAPKAAMADLNSVKMSVRGAVTGARRGQVNAITGEVTESVQEPLKEVEDKLSILMQKIEGLKV; encoded by the exons ATGGAGGGGCTGCTGCACAATTTGGAGAGAAAATACCTCTATTCGGAGTATCCCTTGGAGGATTTTCAGCCAGATGAGAAAG GTGATGCTTGGCAGAATGTGTGTCAGCTTGTGTCAGTGGGAAGCTATGTAGCAGCTCTTCAAGACCAAGAATGTCAGCAGGCATTAGGGGCCAATGCAAGCTCCAGAAGAGAAGCCACTGTTTCAGTCACAGAACATTACAGGTCCATATTGTCTTCTTATCTCAGTGACAGTGGATCATCGCCTCATAAAGAACACATTGTGCTTTGCATTGGCATATCATCGCTTCAGCTATTTGCACAAAATAACTTTACTGGGCCTCTGATTGGTCCAGCATCAAGCTCTTTGTTACCTGGGCTCATTCCAGAGggtaagaatgaagaagaggtcAGAGAAGAAGCCCTTCAGGCTTTAGTAGGTGATACAGAAGGTGTTTATAATTTGCTGCATGGGCCAGAGTATCTCTTGCTTGCTAAGCTCATTTTAACAGACATGCGTTCTTCCCTTTCAACGTGCCTAACAGTAGATTGGTGGTGCGTCCGTTGTTCACTCTTGCATCAGTTGGTAGCAGATGAACGATCCCCACAGCTGTATGAAATTCTGCTTCAAGCTCTCAATCAAGTAGAGAACAATCCAGACTTGTTGAGCAGAAACATCTCAAGAGACCTGAATGCTCTCTATCATTTGGAAGCTGGTCATCTTCACCTCTACTACTATGATGTAGGAAGAGCAGGGGATCACTTCCAAAAAGCAGCGGATTCACTAGAGGTAAAAGCTTCTTTGACAGGGGCACTTGGCAAGCGAACAAAGTGGCAACAGGATGACCTTCCACAGCTGGTTGTGAAGGTGGAGTACCCTGGACGCCCAATCTTGGAGGGGGAACTTCCAGGGGACCGTCTTCTACCTGTTGACTTGCCCAAGGATGTTATTCTGAATGATGATACCCGTCTTCACAGATTTAAGTTTAAGGATACAGATGAGGATGTTATTCCTGATTTAAGACCAATAGAACAAGCATTGTTACTTGCTATAATTACCCATAAAAGAAGGTCTGCAGCTGAAGATCTACAACTTGACGAAGAAACAAAGGCATTCCTTGTTGCACTCCTTCAGTACCCAAAGAACTGGAGTCTCCAAGTGTCAGCCTTATTTTTACGGTCGAGAGTAGAGATCAGTCAGTCCAGAGCCATGGAGCGTTCTCTGAACCAGGTCGAGGAACTGGTGGCTGCAGTGAACCGAGAAGAACCGTCCAGGTATGAGAGACTTAAGCTGTTACACACTTCACTTGTAACCCCTCAGTGGGAACTACAGCAAGAACTGGCCAAGATGCTTATGAGATTAGGTTGTGTCAAGACAGCCTTAGAGGTGTTTGAAAGACTACAACTGTGGGAAGATGTCATCACATGCTATAATGAGCTGCAGATGCGTCAACGATCAGCAGAAATTATTAGGAGTCAGTTGAATAAAAGGGAAACACCAAAGCTGTGGTGCTTGTTAGGAGATGCTACTGATGATATTGAATGCTACAAAAAAGCATGGGAAATATCCAACCATAGGAGTGGAAGGGCACAGAGATGttttggaaattattattatgtgaGGAAAGACTACAAAAATGCTACAGTACATTATGAGATGAGTGTTGAAATCAATAAGTTACAGTTCCCAGTTTGGCAGAGATTAGCCTATTGTGCCATGCAAATTGAAGACTGGGAAAAGTGTGCCCAGGCGTACAGAAGATGTAGTGTCTTAGAACCAGACAGTTTTGAAGTCTGGAACAACTTGAGTCAGGCTTACCTTAAGCTAAATCAGAAACACAGAGCATGGAAGTCTCTCCAGGAGGCACTACGTTGTAGAATGGATAATTGGCGGTTGTGGGACAACTTTATGTTAGTCAGCACATCCCTTGGTTATATGACTCAGGCTCTGAATGCCTACAATAGAATTTTGCGTCTCAAGGAACGCCATGTTGATACCCAGATTATAGGCCGGATAGTGAAAGCCATTGTGGAAGATGATAAAGACCCTGAagggagagaagtaaaaggaCTTTTCAAGAAGTGCTCAGAGCTGCTAGGCCGCCTTACAAGTGAAGTTCCCACACACCCTGAACTGTGGTATCTCTACGGTGTCCTGACACAAGCCCATCCTGAAGCCAGCACTGAGACACGTCACTTAGCTATGCAACATTTCAAGAAATCTCTTGCAGCTACTACACAAAAGATTGGTTGGGAAAAAGATGCTTTATCCACGGTGGCTGCCTTACACCGTGCTTCATACCTCCTAGATGCAGTCATGGAATCCTCTGAAGGTGTTGCACCAAAGGCAGCAATGGCTGACCTAAATTCTGTTAAAATGTCTGTGCGTGGAGCTGTAACTGGTGCTCGCCGAGGCCAAGTAAATGCCATCACAGGAGAAGTAACAGAATCTGTTCAAGAGCCCCTTAAAGAAGTCGAGGATAAGTTGTCCATTCTAATGCAAAAGATTGAAGGTCTTAAAGTCTAG
- the LOC125030727 gene encoding zinc metalloproteinase nas-14-like isoform X2, whose product MDRSAAGLQIVTVLAGVVAASLGSPLAGWTPDSPVNADELGPFNGSDMEGPLPPFKNGLVDEKYRWPDATVIYKIAGDFTDDELATIQTAMNNFYDLTNGCINFKEHTIEDDYVKITNDDSGCHSSVGRKGGQQSMNLESPNCLKKIGTVEHEMLHTLGFHHEQSRFDRDEYVTIMWENISSGHEHNFATYPEDVATGFGEPYDYGSVLHYSSRAFSSNGEDTIVPADPTAEIGQRVAPSEIDVAKLMKMYKCGEKK is encoded by the exons atggacaGAAGCGCAGCCG GTCTACAAATCGTAACAGTACTAGCGGGGGTCGTGGCAGCTTCCCTTGGGTCGCCTCTGGCAGGATGGACACCCGATTCTCCGGTCAACGCAGATGAACTCGGACCTTTCAATGGCAGCGACATGGAAGGACCACTGCCACCATTTAAGAACGGGCTAGTAGATGAGAAGTACCGCTGGCCGGATGCTACGGTCATTTATAAGATTGCTGGGGACTTTA CGGATGACGAGCTGGCCACCATCCAGACAGCCATGAATAATTTCTACGATCTGACTAATGGCTGCATCAACTTCAAAGAACACACCATTGAGGACGACTATGTTAAGATCACTAA CGATGACTCTGGATGCCATAGCAGCGTTGGGCGAAAGGGCGGCCAGCAGAGCATGAATCTGGAAAGCCCGAACTGCCTGAAGAAGATCGGCACGGTGGAGCACGAAATGCTGCACACCCTGGGCTTCCACCACGAGCAGTCCCGCTTTGACCGCGATGAGTACGTCACAATTATGTGGGAGAACATCAGCAGTG GTCATGAGCATAACTTCGCGACATATCCAGAGGACGTGGCCACAGGTTTTGGGGAACCTTATGATTATGGATCCGTCTTGCATTACTCTAGTAGGGCCTTTTCCTCTAACGGAGAAGACACCATTGTCCCAGcg GACCCGACCGCAGAGATTGGCCAGCGCGTCGCCCCGAGCGAGATCGACGTGGCCAAGCTCATGAAGATGTACAAATgtggagagaaaaagtaa
- the LOC125030727 gene encoding zinc metalloproteinase nas-14-like isoform X1, whose translation MDRSAAGKIRSQEMRGLQIVTVLAGVVAASLGSPLAGWTPDSPVNADELGPFNGSDMEGPLPPFKNGLVDEKYRWPDATVIYKIAGDFTDDELATIQTAMNNFYDLTNGCINFKEHTIEDDYVKITNDDSGCHSSVGRKGGQQSMNLESPNCLKKIGTVEHEMLHTLGFHHEQSRFDRDEYVTIMWENISSGHEHNFATYPEDVATGFGEPYDYGSVLHYSSRAFSSNGEDTIVPADPTAEIGQRVAPSEIDVAKLMKMYKCGEKK comes from the exons atggacaGAAGCGCAGCCGGTAAGATACGTTCTCAGGAGATGAGAG GTCTACAAATCGTAACAGTACTAGCGGGGGTCGTGGCAGCTTCCCTTGGGTCGCCTCTGGCAGGATGGACACCCGATTCTCCGGTCAACGCAGATGAACTCGGACCTTTCAATGGCAGCGACATGGAAGGACCACTGCCACCATTTAAGAACGGGCTAGTAGATGAGAAGTACCGCTGGCCGGATGCTACGGTCATTTATAAGATTGCTGGGGACTTTA CGGATGACGAGCTGGCCACCATCCAGACAGCCATGAATAATTTCTACGATCTGACTAATGGCTGCATCAACTTCAAAGAACACACCATTGAGGACGACTATGTTAAGATCACTAA CGATGACTCTGGATGCCATAGCAGCGTTGGGCGAAAGGGCGGCCAGCAGAGCATGAATCTGGAAAGCCCGAACTGCCTGAAGAAGATCGGCACGGTGGAGCACGAAATGCTGCACACCCTGGGCTTCCACCACGAGCAGTCCCGCTTTGACCGCGATGAGTACGTCACAATTATGTGGGAGAACATCAGCAGTG GTCATGAGCATAACTTCGCGACATATCCAGAGGACGTGGCCACAGGTTTTGGGGAACCTTATGATTATGGATCCGTCTTGCATTACTCTAGTAGGGCCTTTTCCTCTAACGGAGAAGACACCATTGTCCCAGcg GACCCGACCGCAGAGATTGGCCAGCGCGTCGCCCCGAGCGAGATCGACGTGGCCAAGCTCATGAAGATGTACAAATgtggagagaaaaagtaa